In Zunongwangia profunda SM-A87, the following proteins share a genomic window:
- a CDS encoding translocation/assembly module TamB domain-containing protein, with protein sequence MVGLLLLFILLLIVFSIPAVQTSLAGKLTRTLRENNDVNIEIGRVSLSYFGDVKINEIFIEDHHQDTLIYTKELRTSILSLGNIINNSPNLGKTTLQQFKMRMHRYEGEDLDNMGIFISKLSSDSTASSKPFTLSVSNLQVLDGKYSFIDENNKYPEIIKFDELGINADDFIVEGPEIRAAIKLIRAHDKRGMQINRLSTDFLYNPTDMRLDSLEIITNNSEIYADIHLNYQEGDFGDFFNKVQINAAFKESQISSTDLGVFYDAFGKDEKLNLSSELSGTLNDLQLNDVQLFGLDRSALYGDLKLKGAFTGEPQDFQLSGTLRNFSSNYYDLVNFLPGILQGKLPQQLSTFGSVRVIGNTTITSSSVAMNVDINSQLGSAKAALTFSNLNDGDNAGYSGNLKVKDFNIGRLIENKQVGKTSFNLDIKGTGFTAENLNTQLRGQISKLGFKGYKYTNIRVIGNMRAPVFNGNLAINDPNLRMEFNGLADLSTEINNYDFEASVGYADLYKMNIINRDTISIFKGDVIMNMEGTSIDDAVGEILLLNTSYENPMDLYRFDDFSIKSSFTGDVRTIEVKSPDVISGQMKGRFKLSELQALFQNSIGSIYTNYEPNVITNNQYMEFDFDIYNKIVEVFYPDLTLSPNTFLRGRVESDESEFKLNFRSPRIDLFNNMFQEVNLQVDNTNPIYNTYFEADSVATGTYNFSEFSFINVTQRDTLFIRSEFKGGKFDRDVFNLNLFHTINKENQSVVGIQRSDLTFKNNTWYINQDRNKNNKFVFENSFRDITIDSLVMNHGNEEIRLSGAVRDSTYKNLQMEFSNVDLYKITPEIDSLDIGGRLNGKLDVLQEKGAYYPNTSMVIDSLAINNILLGNMQLDVSGNENLTNYTVNASLLKDEIESLSATGDINVKGGQPTIDLDIDLQKLNMAAFSPLGGDVLSNIRGFASGSATVTGNYKNPDFGGSLILNNAGLSIPYLNVDIDFLNQAQINLTQQRFVFDNIDIQDTKYKTRGVLDGTISHKNFSEWFLDLGITTDRLLVLDTEADEDALYYGTAFISGDAGIKGPTDQLKIEVNATTEEGTIFKIPLSDEESVGDNSYIHFLTPEEKAARAAGQEIEIPEVKGIELVFDLDVTRDAEVEVVIDQTSGSTLRGRGAGNLLLEINTNGKFNMWGDFIVYEGVYNFKYAGLVQKVFNVKSGGSINWDGNPLRAQLDVSAIYSLNANPAVLLENPSINRKIPVDVVINLQGQVIQPEINFDIQFPTASSVVRSELEYRMDDRASRELQALFLVTQNAFYSEFGLRQTAITGTLAERASSIVNDIFADEDGKFQVGVNYVQGDRTPDQQTVDRFGLTLSTQISERVLINGQVGVPIGGTTESVIVGDLEIDFLLNEDGSLRATVFNRENNIQFIGEQIGFTQGVGLSYSVDFDTFKELIRKITNKELQSANVQKPKEEKIESKKSLAPDYINFPKEDGEQ encoded by the coding sequence TTGGTAGGATTGCTTTTGTTGTTTATCCTGCTACTTATTGTTTTTTCTATCCCTGCCGTACAGACTTCCTTGGCCGGGAAACTTACCAGAACCTTAAGGGAAAACAACGATGTGAATATAGAAATTGGCCGCGTATCCTTAAGCTATTTTGGAGATGTGAAGATCAATGAGATCTTTATTGAAGACCATCATCAGGACACTTTAATTTACACCAAAGAGCTAAGAACCTCTATTTTAAGTCTGGGAAATATTATCAATAACTCTCCCAATCTTGGGAAAACTACCTTACAGCAATTTAAAATGCGTATGCATCGCTACGAAGGGGAAGATTTAGATAATATGGGCATTTTTATAAGTAAATTAAGCTCAGATTCCACTGCCAGCAGTAAGCCTTTTACTTTAAGTGTTTCCAATCTCCAGGTTTTAGATGGGAAATACAGCTTTATCGATGAAAACAATAAATATCCCGAAATTATCAAATTTGACGAATTAGGGATTAATGCGGATGATTTTATCGTGGAAGGACCAGAGATAAGAGCAGCTATTAAGTTGATTAGGGCCCATGATAAGCGGGGAATGCAAATTAACCGTTTAAGCACAGATTTTCTTTATAATCCTACCGATATGCGGTTGGATAGTCTGGAGATTATTACAAATAATTCAGAAATTTATGCTGATATTCATTTAAACTACCAGGAAGGCGATTTTGGCGATTTCTTCAATAAGGTACAAATTAATGCTGCATTTAAAGAATCACAGATTTCTTCTACAGATCTGGGGGTGTTTTATGATGCCTTCGGAAAAGATGAAAAACTCAATTTAAGTAGTGAATTAAGCGGAACTTTAAATGATCTTCAATTAAACGATGTTCAGCTTTTTGGTCTGGATCGCAGTGCTCTTTATGGGGACCTTAAGCTTAAAGGCGCGTTTACCGGGGAACCTCAGGATTTTCAGTTAAGCGGTACATTACGTAATTTTTCATCCAACTATTATGATCTTGTGAACTTCTTACCGGGAATTTTACAGGGTAAACTTCCGCAGCAATTAAGCACCTTTGGCAGCGTTAGGGTGATAGGAAATACCACGATCACCAGTTCTTCTGTGGCTATGAATGTAGATATTAATTCACAGCTTGGAAGTGCCAAGGCGGCCCTTACCTTCAGTAATTTAAATGATGGCGATAATGCTGGCTACTCAGGGAACCTAAAGGTTAAGGATTTTAATATTGGCCGCCTGATCGAAAATAAACAGGTGGGCAAAACTTCTTTCAATTTAGACATTAAAGGAACCGGTTTTACCGCTGAAAATCTAAATACGCAATTAAGGGGGCAGATTTCAAAACTGGGCTTTAAAGGATATAAATACACCAATATTCGCGTGATTGGTAACATGCGAGCACCTGTTTTTAATGGGAACCTGGCCATTAACGATCCCAACCTTAGAATGGAGTTTAATGGTTTGGCCGATCTTTCTACCGAAATTAATAATTATGACTTTGAAGCTTCTGTAGGCTATGCTGATCTTTATAAAATGAATATTATTAATCGTGATACCATCTCTATTTTTAAGGGGGATGTGATTATGAATATGGAAGGTACCAGTATCGATGATGCGGTAGGGGAGATCTTATTATTGAATACATCTTACGAAAATCCAATGGATTTATATCGATTTGATGATTTTAGCATAAAATCGAGCTTTACCGGTGATGTACGGACTATTGAAGTGAAAAGTCCCGATGTGATTAGCGGTCAAATGAAGGGGAGGTTTAAGCTGTCTGAATTACAGGCGCTATTCCAAAATTCCATAGGTTCTATTTATACTAATTATGAGCCAAATGTGATTACCAATAATCAATACATGGAATTTGATTTTGATATTTATAATAAGATCGTCGAAGTCTTTTATCCGGATCTAACGCTATCTCCAAATACCTTTTTAAGAGGCCGTGTTGAATCTGATGAATCTGAATTTAAACTGAATTTCAGATCGCCAAGGATCGATTTGTTTAATAATATGTTCCAGGAAGTAAATCTTCAGGTAGACAACACCAATCCAATCTACAATACTTATTTTGAGGCTGATAGTGTAGCCACCGGGACATATAACTTTTCAGAGTTCAGTTTTATCAACGTAACTCAAAGGGACACCTTATTTATTCGATCTGAATTTAAAGGTGGCAAATTCGATCGTGACGTTTTTAACCTGAATTTATTTCATACCATTAATAAAGAAAACCAGTCGGTTGTAGGGATTCAGCGCAGTGACCTTACTTTTAAAAATAATACCTGGTATATTAATCAAGACCGAAATAAAAACAACAAATTCGTTTTCGAAAATAGTTTTAGGGATATTACAATCGACTCGCTGGTGATGAATCACGGGAATGAGGAAATTAGGTTAAGTGGCGCGGTTAGAGATTCGACTTATAAAAATCTTCAAATGGAATTTAGTAATGTAGATCTTTATAAAATCACCCCTGAAATTGATAGTTTGGATATAGGAGGGCGATTGAACGGAAAATTAGATGTATTACAGGAAAAAGGGGCTTATTACCCTAACACCTCCATGGTAATTGATTCTTTGGCGATTAACAACATTCTTTTGGGCAATATGCAATTAGATGTTTCAGGGAATGAAAATTTAACCAACTATACGGTTAATGCAAGTCTTCTAAAGGATGAAATAGAATCATTATCGGCTACCGGAGATATTAATGTTAAAGGCGGGCAACCTACGATTGATTTAGATATCGATCTTCAAAAACTTAACATGGCTGCTTTTAGTCCGCTGGGTGGGGATGTGTTAAGTAATATTAGAGGTTTTGCATCGGGATCGGCTACGGTGACTGGAAATTATAAAAATCCCGATTTTGGCGGTAGTCTAATCCTGAACAATGCCGGTTTAAGCATCCCTTATCTAAATGTAGATATAGATTTTCTAAATCAGGCTCAGATAAATCTTACCCAGCAAAGATTTGTCTTTGATAATATTGATATTCAGGATACAAAATATAAAACCAGGGGCGTCCTGGATGGAACGATTTCACATAAAAACTTTTCAGAATGGTTTTTAGATTTGGGAATTACTACAGATCGATTACTGGTACTGGATACGGAAGCTGATGAAGATGCCCTTTATTACGGAACTGCTTTCATTAGCGGAGATGCCGGTATTAAAGGACCTACAGACCAGTTGAAGATTGAAGTTAATGCCACTACAGAGGAAGGTACCATTTTCAAAATTCCGCTTAGTGATGAAGAATCGGTGGGTGATAATTCTTATATCCATTTTTTAACACCAGAAGAAAAAGCAGCTCGTGCGGCTGGACAGGAAATAGAAATTCCTGAGGTAAAAGGTATAGAGTTGGTTTTTGATTTAGATGTGACCAGAGATGCGGAAGTAGAAGTAGTGATCGATCAAACCAGTGGAAGTACCTTAAGAGGGCGTGGTGCAGGAAACCTGTTATTGGAAATAAATACCAATGGCAAATTTAATATGTGGGGAGACTTTATTGTTTATGAAGGGGTTTATAATTTTAAATATGCGGGACTGGTTCAAAAAGTATTTAATGTAAAATCTGGAGGGAGCATTAACTGGGATGGAAATCCGCTACGGGCGCAATTAGATGTTAGCGCTATATACTCTTTAAATGCCAATCCAGCTGTTTTACTTGAAAATCCATCGATAAACCGTAAAATCCCGGTTGATGTGGTGATCAATTTACAGGGACAGGTTATTCAGCCAGAGATTAACTTTGATATTCAGTTTCCCACCGCCAGCTCGGTGGTACGATCGGAGTTAGAATATCGTATGGATGACAGGGCAAGTAGAGAGCTTCAGGCGTTATTCCTGGTTACTCAGAATGCATTTTATAGTGAATTTGGTTTAAGGCAAACAGCAATTACAGGAACATTAGCAGAACGAGCCTCAAGTATCGTTAATGATATTTTTGCCGATGAAGACGGTAAATTTCAGGTAGGGGTAAATTATGTACAGGGAGATCGTACACCAGATCAACAAACGGTAGATCGTTTTGGCTTGACCTTAAGCACTCAAATTAGTGAGCGTGTTTTAATTAATGGTCAGGTTGGTGTGCCAATAGGGGGCACTACAGAATCTGTAATTGTAGGGGATTTAGAGATTGATTTTCTCTTAAACGAAGATGGTTCCTTAAGAGCTACGGTGTTTAACCGAGAGAATAATATTCAGTTTATAGGAGAGCAAATAGGATTTACCCAGGGTGTAGGGCTTTCTTATTCGGTAGATTTTGATACGTTTAAAGAACTAATCCGAAAAATAACCAATAAAGAGTTACAGTCTGCAAATGTGCAAAAGCCTAAAGAAGAGAAAATAGAGTCAAAAAAATCTTTAGCTCCCGATTATATTAATTTCCCGAAAGAAGACGGGGAACAATAA